One genomic segment of Manis javanica isolate MJ-LG chromosome 7, MJ_LKY, whole genome shotgun sequence includes these proteins:
- the LRRC27 gene encoding leucine-rich repeat-containing protein 27 isoform X1: MEGNSSHKAPSGAADPENGAEMPSARFLKIFVLLPDLTWLDLRRNRITALPSGIGSHKHLKTLLLERDPNKMLPVEVASKIPFATDLMDKGMSLKRTGETGQSRKSVKAHSELRKQSEKETRDGKQTRHTRGLAQGSLPGRQAPQTDVGHRGPRGGRSRSQAHPGPAPPQERLSLPQRTNFYRKETVNSGYRLQQFSWKHGIWSRRHTPHSRLGSFLPATRDPGPVPVSGESWPGMVPQASGPSLTGVDSHSWGPGSPRGAAVLMRRKGLALSQGCAARKLQADVMKLKSGLTLNGNHPLVTLTGSCSLGPPASQPQNIFFNMKH, encoded by the exons ATGGAGGGAAACAGCTCCCACAAGGCTCCCTCTGGGGCTGCTGATCCGGAGAACGGTGCTG AAATGCCCTCTGCTCGATTCCTGAAGATCTTTGTGCTACTGCCAGACCTTACTTGGCTAGACCTCCGGCGTAATAGAATCACAGCGCTTCCTTCTGGGATTGGATCTCACAA acattTGAAAACTTTGCTTTTGGAAAGAGATCCTAACAAGATGTTACCTGTGGAG GTGGCATCGAAGATTCCCTTTGCCACGGACCTCATGGATAAGGGCATGTCACTGAAGCGTACCGGAGAAACGGGGCAGAGCAGGAAGTCAGTGAAAGCGCATAGCGAGCTAAG GaaacagagtgaaaaggaaaCAAGGGATGGGAAACAGACACGACACACCAGAGGACTGGCCCAGGGCTCACTGCCTGGCCGACAAGCACCGCAGACAGACGTGGGGCACAGAGGCCCTCGTGGGGGCCGTTCCCGATCGCAGGCCCACCCTGGCCCAGCTCCACCCCAG GAGCGGTTGTCACTACCACAAAGGACAAATTTCTACAGAAAGGAAACTGTCAACAGTGGGTACCGGCTTCAG CAGTTCAGCTGGAAACATGGGATTTGGAGCAGAAGGCACACACCTCACTCTAGGCTGGGCAGTTTCCTCCCCGCCACTAGGGACCCCGGTCCTGTTCCTGTGTCGGGGGAATCGTGGCCAGGAATGGTGCCGCAGGCCAGTGGCCCGTCCCTGACCGGCGTGGACTCACACAGCTGGGGCCCTGGGTCTCCAAGAGGAGCTGCTGTCCTCATGAGAAGAAAAGGCCTGGCTCTATCGCAGGGCTGCGCA GCCAGGAAGCTACAGGCAGATGTGATGAAACTGAAGTCGGGACTGACCTTGAATGGAAATCACCCTCTTGTAACTCTCACTGGAAGCTGCTCACTTGGCCCACCTGCCTCACAGcctcagaatatattttttaacatgaaaCATTAA
- the LRRC27 gene encoding leucine-rich repeat-containing protein 27 isoform X2 → MARPGAALLIHLEVTQQVASKIPFATDLMDKGMSLKRTGETGQSRKSVKAHSELRKQSEKETRDGKQTRHTRGLAQGSLPGRQAPQTDVGHRGPRGGRSRSQAHPGPAPPQERLSLPQRTNFYRKETVNSGYRLQQFSWKHGIWSRRHTPHSRLGSFLPATRDPGPVPVSGESWPGMVPQASGPSLTGVDSHSWGPGSPRGAAVLMRRKGLALSQGCAARKLQADVMKLKSGLTLNGNHPLVTLTGSCSLGPPASQPQNIFFNMKH, encoded by the exons ATGGCCAGACCGGGTGCCGCCCTGCTAATCCACTTGGAGGTGACGCAGCAG GTGGCATCGAAGATTCCCTTTGCCACGGACCTCATGGATAAGGGCATGTCACTGAAGCGTACCGGAGAAACGGGGCAGAGCAGGAAGTCAGTGAAAGCGCATAGCGAGCTAAG GaaacagagtgaaaaggaaaCAAGGGATGGGAAACAGACACGACACACCAGAGGACTGGCCCAGGGCTCACTGCCTGGCCGACAAGCACCGCAGACAGACGTGGGGCACAGAGGCCCTCGTGGGGGCCGTTCCCGATCGCAGGCCCACCCTGGCCCAGCTCCACCCCAG GAGCGGTTGTCACTACCACAAAGGACAAATTTCTACAGAAAGGAAACTGTCAACAGTGGGTACCGGCTTCAG CAGTTCAGCTGGAAACATGGGATTTGGAGCAGAAGGCACACACCTCACTCTAGGCTGGGCAGTTTCCTCCCCGCCACTAGGGACCCCGGTCCTGTTCCTGTGTCGGGGGAATCGTGGCCAGGAATGGTGCCGCAGGCCAGTGGCCCGTCCCTGACCGGCGTGGACTCACACAGCTGGGGCCCTGGGTCTCCAAGAGGAGCTGCTGTCCTCATGAGAAGAAAAGGCCTGGCTCTATCGCAGGGCTGCGCA GCCAGGAAGCTACAGGCAGATGTGATGAAACTGAAGTCGGGACTGACCTTGAATGGAAATCACCCTCTTGTAACTCTCACTGGAAGCTGCTCACTTGGCCCACCTGCCTCACAGcctcagaatatattttttaacatgaaaCATTAA